The following coding sequences lie in one Candidatus Eremiobacterota bacterium genomic window:
- a CDS encoding TonB family protein encodes MKRAQRLLLLAFALSLLVHVVVALVMRPAAPTLENQAEVVSIEHRPATIAVTKVPTPPPPHPVRRAPRTPSSAPPTRRAPGPGSIAGGGTPAPTPVAVAATAQPTATAGTACVQANAPAAVIAEPQPPDIATQARASGTSGTTLVGVQLDAQGQVTAASVTQSSGNSSLDLVAVSMARDARYSPALRDCKPVTSAYTFSTKFVAW; translated from the coding sequence ATGAAGCGCGCTCAGCGTCTGCTCCTGCTGGCCTTTGCGCTCTCGTTACTCGTGCACGTCGTCGTCGCGCTGGTCATGCGTCCAGCCGCGCCGACACTCGAAAATCAAGCTGAAGTCGTCTCGATCGAACATCGGCCGGCCACAATCGCGGTGACGAAAGTGCCGACACCACCACCGCCGCATCCCGTACGCCGCGCTCCGCGAACGCCGAGTTCCGCTCCGCCGACACGCCGCGCTCCCGGACCCGGCAGCATCGCGGGAGGCGGAACGCCCGCGCCGACGCCGGTTGCCGTTGCGGCGACCGCCCAGCCCACCGCCACGGCCGGTACGGCCTGCGTGCAGGCGAACGCCCCGGCGGCGGTAATTGCCGAGCCCCAACCACCGGACATCGCTACGCAAGCACGCGCGTCGGGCACCAGCGGCACAACGTTGGTTGGCGTTCAACTCGACGCACAGGGTCAGGTAACCGCGGCCAGCGTGACCCAAAGCAGCGGTAACTCGTCGCTGGATTTGGTCGCCGTTTCCATGGCCCGCGACGCGCGATACTCGCCGGCACTTCGCGACTGTAAGCCGGTGACGAGCGCCTATACGTTCAGTACGAAGTTCGTCGCATGGTAA
- a CDS encoding rRNA pseudouridine synthase yields the protein MTRLNKYLAQSGVASRRRADELIASGAVRINGTVVREFATLVCDDDRVEVNETAVRPPDDHTYLLFHKPLGVVTTMRDPQRRRTVADFLPSGTRAVPVGRLDYATTGVLLLTDDGELAYRLLHPKFGVEKTYRATIAGALSSEARRRLQCGLIAEDFHAAPARVRVLSTRHDRSIVELTIHEGRNRQVRRMFEALGHRVLTLVRTQFGPLRLSGLAAGQVRAVTAKERAALERHRRPPDELPRTKPNTKTAAK from the coding sequence TTGACTCGCCTCAATAAGTATCTAGCGCAGTCGGGCGTTGCTTCGCGGCGCCGGGCCGACGAGCTGATCGCGAGTGGAGCGGTTCGAATCAACGGCACGGTCGTGCGCGAATTCGCTACGCTCGTCTGCGATGACGATCGCGTCGAAGTCAACGAAACGGCGGTGAGGCCGCCGGACGATCACACGTATCTGCTCTTCCATAAGCCGTTGGGAGTCGTCACAACGATGCGCGATCCGCAGCGGCGGCGCACGGTCGCCGACTTCCTTCCATCGGGAACGCGAGCCGTGCCGGTGGGACGTCTCGACTATGCAACAACCGGAGTTTTGTTGCTAACGGACGACGGCGAACTCGCGTATCGCCTCCTTCATCCGAAATTCGGCGTCGAGAAGACGTATCGAGCGACGATCGCCGGGGCGCTTTCGTCCGAGGCGCGGCGCCGTCTGCAATGCGGGTTGATCGCCGAGGACTTTCACGCGGCGCCCGCGCGGGTGCGGGTTCTCTCGACCCGGCACGATCGCTCGATTGTCGAACTCACGATCCATGAGGGACGCAACCGTCAAGTCCGACGCATGTTCGAGGCGCTCGGCCACCGGGTACTTACCTTGGTGCGAACGCAGTTTGGGCCGCTCCGTCTGTCTGGACTCGCTGCCGGCCAGGTCCGAGCGGTTACCGCCAAAGAGCGGGCCGCGCTCGAACGGCACCGCAGGCCGCCGGACGAACTGCCTCGTACCAAGCCGAACACGAAGACTGCAGCCAAGTAA
- a CDS encoding undecaprenyl-diphosphate phosphatase — protein sequence MTFAQAIALALLQGVSELFPISSLGHTILIPALLHWQNVNRSTASFLAFVVVLHLGTALALILFYRKEWSAIVRALVASIVRGRLSDDAQERIGWRLVVATVPVGILGLIFEGPVRRLFGSPSPAALFLLANGLLMFAGEALRRRQLRGGGKDGKPIERLSYPASLTIGVAQACALLPGISRSGVSMVAGLLCDLDHEDAARFSFLLATPVILAAALLEIPKLFVPDAHLVLLEAICGGIAAGLAAYLSVAFLTRYFRSNDLRPFGWYCVVVGAICFVLAQRGAIS from the coding sequence GTGACGTTCGCTCAGGCAATCGCGCTCGCACTCTTGCAAGGCGTCAGCGAGCTCTTTCCGATCTCGAGTCTGGGTCATACGATTTTGATTCCGGCGTTGCTCCACTGGCAGAATGTCAATCGCTCGACGGCGTCTTTCCTCGCCTTTGTCGTGGTGTTGCATCTCGGTACCGCGCTCGCGCTGATTCTCTTCTATCGCAAGGAATGGTCGGCGATCGTTCGCGCGCTCGTCGCCAGCATCGTGCGCGGCCGATTGAGCGACGACGCGCAAGAACGAATCGGCTGGCGTCTCGTCGTGGCCACGGTTCCCGTGGGCATCCTCGGTCTGATCTTCGAAGGCCCCGTCCGCCGGCTCTTTGGGTCGCCGTCGCCCGCGGCGCTTTTTCTGCTCGCAAATGGTCTGCTGATGTTCGCCGGCGAGGCGCTCCGCCGCCGTCAACTCAGAGGTGGCGGCAAGGACGGCAAACCGATCGAGCGGTTGAGCTATCCGGCAAGCCTCACGATCGGCGTCGCCCAGGCATGCGCCTTACTTCCCGGCATTTCGCGCTCTGGAGTTTCGATGGTTGCCGGATTGCTCTGCGACCTCGACCACGAAGATGCTGCGCGTTTCTCGTTCCTGCTGGCGACACCGGTTATTCTCGCCGCGGCGCTTCTCGAGATCCCCAAGCTCTTTGTGCCGGACGCGCATTTAGTATTGCTCGAAGCGATTTGCGGCGGAATTGCGGCGGGTCTTGCCGCATATCTATCCGTAGCCTTCTTGACACGCTACTTTCGCTCGAACGATTT
- a CDS encoding biopolymer transporter ExbD, with protein sequence MSTINITPFTDVLLVLLIIFIILASVTKEPKLPDAYNKEKVQPSQIVVMIDEHDHIQIGSNQVTIADAKAAFSQLQDATDHRFKSVIIKADPHASYGTILQVMDAAKSEDLTDFGLANHVQGSPQGVTQ encoded by the coding sequence ATGTCAACGATCAACATCACGCCGTTCACCGACGTGCTGCTGGTACTGTTGATCATCTTCATCATTTTGGCATCGGTCACCAAAGAGCCGAAGCTGCCCGACGCCTACAACAAAGAAAAAGTGCAGCCTTCGCAGATCGTCGTCATGATCGACGAGCACGACCACATCCAAATCGGCTCGAACCAAGTTACGATCGCCGATGCGAAGGCGGCCTTCAGCCAGCTCCAAGATGCGACCGACCATCGCTTCAAAAGCGTTATCATCAAGGCCGATCCCCACGCGAGCTATGGCACCATCCTGCAAGTGATGGATGCCGCCAAATCGGAAGATCTCACGGATTTTGGCCTGGCCAACCACGTGCAAGGCTCGCCCCAGGGAGTGACGCAGTAG
- the rho gene encoding transcription termination factor Rho, giving the protein MLTAAQLGEKTKNELIEIAKELEVEILTPAKIKKDEIVTLLVQAQIARSGIEMASGILDVLPEGYGFLRRAGYYIGNDDIYVSQSQIRRFELRRGDMVEGQARRPKESEKYYGLIRVDKVNELDPEAIKGRRLFEKGTPIYPQERFKLEVRSTQLSTRVIDLFSPIGKGQRALIVSPPKAGKTTLLKNIANSISINHPDAHIIALLVDERPEEVTDMQRTIDGDVVASTFDEHPENHTAVAELAMERAKRLVELGKDVVILLDSITRLARAYNQVVASSGRTLSGGLDTASLHKPKRFFGAARKIEEGGSLTIIATALIETGSKMDDVIFEEFKGTGNMEIDLTRKLAESRVFPAIDIKRSGTRHEELLLSPDEMRKIWMLRRATAVLNTGDITEIILDKMAQTRTNEEFLQTVTKEALSMSRGYEDGGNGKY; this is encoded by the coding sequence ATGCTGACCGCCGCGCAGCTCGGTGAGAAAACGAAGAACGAACTCATTGAGATCGCAAAAGAGCTCGAAGTCGAAATTCTGACACCGGCAAAAATCAAGAAGGACGAGATCGTCACATTGCTCGTGCAGGCGCAGATCGCGCGCTCCGGCATCGAGATGGCGAGCGGCATTCTCGACGTCTTGCCAGAAGGATATGGCTTCTTGCGCCGTGCCGGCTATTATATCGGCAACGACGACATCTACGTCAGCCAATCGCAGATACGCCGTTTCGAGCTTCGCCGCGGCGACATGGTCGAAGGCCAAGCGCGCCGCCCTAAAGAGAGCGAAAAGTACTACGGGCTGATACGCGTCGACAAGGTCAACGAGCTCGATCCCGAAGCGATTAAAGGCCGCCGTTTGTTCGAGAAGGGCACGCCGATCTATCCGCAGGAGCGGTTCAAGCTCGAGGTGCGTTCGACGCAACTCTCGACGCGGGTCATCGACCTGTTCTCTCCAATCGGCAAAGGGCAGCGCGCGCTTATCGTTTCGCCGCCCAAGGCCGGCAAGACCACGCTGCTCAAGAACATTGCGAACTCCATCTCGATCAACCACCCCGACGCGCACATCATCGCGCTGCTCGTTGACGAGCGGCCCGAAGAAGTCACCGACATGCAGCGTACGATCGATGGCGACGTCGTTGCATCGACGTTCGACGAGCATCCCGAGAACCACACGGCGGTGGCCGAGCTAGCGATGGAGCGTGCGAAGCGGCTCGTCGAGCTCGGAAAGGACGTCGTGATCCTGCTCGACTCGATCACGCGGCTCGCGCGAGCGTACAACCAAGTCGTCGCGAGCTCGGGACGCACGCTTTCGGGTGGTCTAGACACCGCGTCCTTGCACAAGCCCAAGCGCTTTTTCGGCGCTGCCCGGAAGATCGAAGAGGGCGGCTCGCTCACCATCATTGCCACGGCGCTGATCGAGACCGGATCGAAGATGGACGACGTTATCTTCGAAGAGTTCAAAGGCACCGGTAACATGGAGATCGATCTTACCCGCAAGCTTGCCGAATCGCGAGTCTTCCCAGCGATCGACATCAAGCGTTCGGGCACTCGCCACGAAGAGCTGTTGCTGTCACCCGACGAGATGCGCAAGATCTGGATGTTGCGCCGGGCCACGGCCGTGCTCAACACGGGCGATATCACCGAGATCATCCTCGACAAAATGGCGCAGACGCGTACGAACGAAGAGTTCCTGCAGACCGTCACCAAAGAGGCGCTCTCGATGTCGCGCGGCTACGAAGATGGTGGAAACGGCAAATATTAG
- a CDS encoding DNA-3-methyladenine glycosylase, with translation MTPAELPVESRRLARALLGLILVRASDEGLAAGRIVETEAYLPGDPACHGYRGKSIRNATLFGPPHRAYVYQIYGTSYCFNVSSELPGLGAGVLVRALEPIEGVALMRKRRQVASDRDLCRGPGRLCRALAIDRSFDGIDLSANQQLWLAEDGSVCARVRRSPRIGITQAADRRLRFYVAGSPFVSGAARLSPA, from the coding sequence ATGACGCCGGCGGAGTTACCGGTTGAAAGCCGCAGGTTAGCCCGCGCACTGCTCGGCCTGATTCTGGTCCGGGCTAGCGACGAAGGACTCGCCGCGGGGCGGATTGTCGAAACCGAAGCCTATCTTCCCGGCGATCCGGCGTGCCATGGATATCGCGGAAAGAGCATTCGAAACGCCACGCTCTTCGGTCCGCCTCATCGTGCGTACGTATATCAAATTTACGGTACGTCATATTGCTTCAACGTTTCGAGCGAACTCCCCGGATTGGGTGCCGGCGTGCTCGTGCGCGCATTGGAGCCGATTGAAGGAGTGGCACTCATGCGCAAGCGGCGTCAGGTTGCAAGCGACCGCGACCTCTGTCGTGGCCCAGGGCGGTTGTGTCGTGCCTTGGCCATCGACCGTTCATTTGATGGAATCGATTTGTCCGCGAATCAGCAGCTTTGGCTTGCCGAAGACGGCAGCGTTTGCGCACGCGTTCGCCGCAGTCCGCGCATCGGCATCACGCAAGCAGCAGATCGCAGGCTGCGCTTCTACGTCGCGGGCTCACCCTTCGTCAGCGGTGCGGCTCGGTTGAGTCCTGCTTGA
- a CDS encoding MotA/TolQ/ExbB proton channel family protein — protein sequence MFSGFMDLMRQGGWDMWLLLLISIVGLAVVIERLVFFQMQHGDTKGLLRQIGTKVSADDLEGAIDLCRKHRGMLPRILEFGLRRGEKNRADITDALSIALMEHLNSLERNLAIIGTIAVIAPFVGLFGTVLGIIRAFQDIALKGNSTPAVVAAGVSEALITTATGLIIAVIAVVFFNFFKSRIKNYNQEMIVAANQLAEMLHFHNTGAPIPTELYQPTRATAK from the coding sequence GTGTTCTCTGGATTTATGGATCTCATGCGGCAGGGCGGCTGGGATATGTGGCTGCTCCTGCTCATCTCGATCGTCGGTTTAGCCGTCGTTATCGAACGGCTGGTTTTCTTCCAAATGCAGCACGGCGACACCAAGGGTCTGCTGCGACAGATCGGAACGAAAGTCTCGGCCGATGACCTCGAAGGGGCGATCGACCTCTGTAGGAAGCACCGCGGCATGCTCCCGCGCATCCTTGAGTTCGGGCTTCGGCGTGGCGAGAAGAACCGGGCCGATATCACCGACGCGCTCTCGATCGCGCTCATGGAGCACCTGAACTCGCTCGAGCGCAACCTGGCCATCATCGGAACGATTGCGGTCATCGCGCCGTTCGTCGGCCTTTTCGGTACGGTGCTCGGCATCATCCGCGCTTTCCAAGATATTGCGCTCAAGGGCAACTCGACGCCGGCCGTCGTTGCCGCGGGCGTCTCCGAGGCGCTGATTACGACGGCCACCGGGCTGATCATCGCCGTCATCGCCGTCGTGTTCTTCAACTTCTTCAAGTCGCGCATCAAGAATTACAATCAGGAAATGATCGTCGCCGCCAACCAGCTCGCGGAGATGCTCCACTTCCACAACACCGGCGCGCCGATCCCGACGGAGCTCTATCAGCCGACGAGAGCGACTGCGAAGTAA
- a CDS encoding TonB family protein, which produces MAKRGGYITTGERLRSFLAVAFLISIVVHLAIGSVLPNFNKHSEEQQVEQVTVRKMKTIVHTPPPPTPTPPPTPTPPPQATPPPKQQQVEQPKLKVNLVTQHSSSRSGSVENSVAQPVSGNENGVPQGQSNGTPAPAATVGTPKPACANPNVEASVTSPVQPDYPESARDLGLGAVTVEVEVTVGPSGNLVGAKVYKSSSNMAIDQAALRAARQSSYSPKLVDCQPTTGDYLFRADFQPD; this is translated from the coding sequence ATGGCCAAACGCGGCGGCTACATCACCACGGGCGAACGGCTCCGAAGCTTTCTGGCCGTAGCGTTCCTAATTTCGATCGTCGTGCATCTCGCCATCGGCTCGGTGCTGCCCAACTTCAATAAGCACAGCGAGGAGCAGCAAGTCGAGCAGGTGACGGTTCGCAAGATGAAGACGATCGTCCACACGCCGCCACCGCCCACGCCGACCCCGCCGCCGACGCCGACCCCGCCGCCGCAGGCAACGCCGCCGCCGAAACAACAGCAGGTGGAACAGCCCAAGCTGAAAGTCAACCTCGTGACGCAACACAGCAGCAGCAGGAGCGGTTCAGTCGAAAACTCCGTCGCCCAGCCGGTCAGCGGCAATGAGAACGGCGTACCACAAGGTCAAAGCAACGGCACGCCCGCGCCGGCCGCAACGGTAGGCACGCCGAAGCCGGCATGTGCCAATCCGAACGTCGAAGCGAGCGTGACCAGCCCAGTGCAGCCCGATTATCCGGAATCGGCGCGCGATCTCGGACTCGGCGCCGTTACCGTTGAAGTCGAAGTGACCGTTGGACCCAGCGGAAACCTGGTTGGTGCGAAGGTCTACAAGAGCTCGAGCAATATGGCGATCGATCAGGCGGCGCTCCGCGCCGCTCGCCAGTCGAGTTATTCGCCCAAGCTCGTCGACTGCCAGCCCACGACGGGCGACTACCTCTTCCGCGCCGATTTCCAACCCGACTAG
- a CDS encoding TonB family protein, whose product MTAQLRIAAPVLAALVAVAGTPAFAQYATEFTPARLIKQGTTSTSVAGSGTVVVQVQVNADGTHKAIKVIHSTRSGDNAAAMEIAQNSSYRPAHRGSTPVTSFYDFTLKFNGKMVAGPPEEGTSLPAGGALSPAAAAVAALIRQHQYEQAKSKAQSELLSAPGDESLRQMLGIAAFDAGDLTTAAAAFDRVGTIGPRFKPIAAQSFASAAVKQAQSDPAQSLTYAQKAMSLDPGPNSRFALGVAQLANGDNATALQTLKSAHDALISDTKVPVASKVNVDAELVQAYLLNHDMAGAQSIAAQIKQLDPSSMAGVRAMGISLIVSGNTAAEAKNLTGALADYDQAAGLGDPSIAVTANARAAFAVAGSEKPDYKRMQAYAEKALAIKPDDPLANFAEGVALTGQWASSHDDATKKKAADALGKAEQQARAEGDEALALQIETFLKKNLNTSGG is encoded by the coding sequence ATGACCGCTCAACTCCGGATCGCCGCACCGGTCCTCGCGGCACTCGTTGCCGTCGCGGGAACGCCCGCGTTCGCTCAATACGCTACTGAGTTTACGCCTGCGAGGCTCATCAAGCAGGGGACGACGTCCACGTCGGTCGCCGGAAGTGGAACGGTCGTCGTTCAAGTTCAGGTCAACGCCGACGGCACGCACAAAGCGATCAAGGTGATTCACTCGACGAGATCCGGCGATAATGCCGCGGCGATGGAGATCGCGCAAAATTCGTCATATCGGCCGGCTCATCGGGGTTCGACGCCGGTGACGTCGTTCTACGATTTCACGCTCAAGTTCAACGGCAAGATGGTCGCGGGGCCGCCCGAAGAGGGCACGAGTCTGCCGGCGGGCGGGGCGCTCAGTCCCGCAGCCGCGGCCGTTGCCGCGCTCATCCGCCAGCATCAGTACGAACAGGCCAAGTCAAAAGCGCAGAGCGAGTTACTCTCAGCCCCCGGCGACGAGTCGCTGCGGCAAATGCTTGGAATCGCGGCGTTCGACGCCGGAGATTTAACGACGGCGGCCGCCGCCTTCGATCGGGTCGGCACGATCGGTCCGCGATTCAAGCCAATCGCGGCCCAGAGTTTTGCGTCGGCCGCGGTAAAGCAAGCGCAGAGCGATCCCGCGCAGTCCCTGACCTACGCGCAGAAAGCGATGTCGCTCGACCCCGGTCCGAACTCACGTTTTGCGCTGGGCGTCGCACAGCTCGCGAATGGTGACAATGCGACCGCGCTGCAGACGCTCAAGTCGGCACACGATGCGCTGATATCGGATACTAAGGTCCCGGTAGCATCGAAGGTCAACGTTGACGCCGAGCTCGTGCAAGCCTATCTGCTCAACCACGATATGGCCGGAGCGCAATCGATCGCCGCGCAGATCAAGCAGCTCGATCCGAGCAGCATGGCGGGAGTCCGAGCGATGGGCATCAGCCTGATCGTGTCGGGCAACACGGCCGCTGAGGCCAAGAATCTAACAGGCGCCTTAGCCGACTACGATCAGGCAGCGGGCCTTGGCGATCCCTCGATCGCCGTCACAGCAAATGCTCGCGCCGCGTTTGCTGTAGCAGGCAGCGAAAAGCCAGATTACAAGCGGATGCAAGCTTATGCAGAGAAGGCGCTCGCGATCAAACCCGACGACCCTTTGGCCAACTTTGCCGAGGGTGTCGCATTGACGGGCCAATGGGCGTCGAGTCACGACGACGCCACGAAGAAGAAGGCGGCCGACGCGCTCGGCAAAGCCGAACAACAAGCGCGAGCGGAGGGTGACGAAGCGCTTGCGCTGCAGATCGAAACGTTCCTGAAAAAGAACCTTAATACGTCCGGTGGTTAG
- a CDS encoding biopolymer transporter ExbD: MSLLSSQQDQEVMAEINITPFTDVLLVLLIIFMILAALVAPPGFEKELPNKNPNSATQNKNKNDIEVDVNNKGIIFVDGVKTDESGIYRVMYDASRKKPRHHVAIVADAKAPYGVIIRILDASKNAGLEDVGFVTS; encoded by the coding sequence GTGAGCCTCTTATCGTCGCAGCAAGACCAGGAGGTCATGGCCGAGATCAACATCACGCCGTTCACCGACGTGTTGCTGGTCTTGCTCATCATCTTCATGATTCTCGCCGCCCTCGTCGCACCGCCGGGCTTCGAAAAAGAGCTGCCCAACAAGAATCCCAACTCGGCGACTCAGAACAAGAATAAGAACGACATCGAAGTCGACGTCAACAATAAGGGCATTATCTTCGTCGACGGCGTGAAGACCGACGAGTCCGGCATCTACCGCGTGATGTACGATGCGTCGAGAAAGAAGCCGCGGCACCACGTCGCGATCGTCGCCGACGCCAAAGCGCCGTATGGAGTCATCATTCGCATTTTGGATGCTTCCAAGAACGCCGGCCTCGAAGACGTCGGCTTCGTAACTTCGTAA